Proteins encoded within one genomic window of Halococcus salifodinae DSM 8989:
- the gyrA gene encoding DNA gyrase subunit A, translating to MSSDIPQPDPDAAADIEAVRIEDEMEQSYIDYAMSVIAGRALPDVRDGLKPVHRRILYAMHEEGVTSGSGHRKSSSVVGDTMGDYHPHGDSAIYDALARMAQDFSMRAPLVDGQGNFGSVDGDPPAAMRYTEARMSPISEELLADLGKDTVDFQANYDDRLEEPAVLPSAYPNLLVNGSSGIAVGMSTNVPPHNLGEVIDATIHLIENPNCGVEDLMEYVKGPDFPTGAEIVGREPIHSAYTTGRGRVRMRASYEIEEMGDRERIVITELPYQQNKAKLVEHIADLVNDGTLEGVSDLRDESDRDGIRIAVDLKRGALTDVVENQLLEHCLEKTFGVINLALVDGEPQVLDLKELLSHYLEHRREVVRRRSEHDLNEAEERAHILKGRLTALEHAEDVVERIRDAEDRDAAKAALREAYDFSERQADHVVRMQLGSLTALEAEEIEDEHAAVEAEIERLETILGSDAELDRVITEELREVRAEYADGRRTRIVEDYGTVTREDLIPDEEVIVVMTENDYIKRMPASEFDAQGRGGKGIIGTKLKDGDRVSAVFRANTHDYLLAFTNQGYVYRLKVYEVPEMGRTARGKSAINLVDLEDGEDITAVVATDDLGEEECLTMVTREGYVKRTCATDFENIHSNGLIATRLEEDDELIDVEVTDDDGDLLIATQRGMAIRFPKEEAREMGRSARGVNGIKLTEGDAVAGLVAAGDDADLLTVTENGYGKRTPMGEYRTQSRYGKGLKDIKTNDRNGRVCTVEAATADDDLVVMSEGGQIMRTRVGDISTVGRNTMGVTVMDLEAGDHVACVDVLPNSD from the coding sequence ATGAGCTCAGACATTCCCCAACCCGATCCGGACGCAGCCGCAGACATCGAGGCCGTCCGGATCGAGGACGAGATGGAACAGTCGTACATCGACTACGCGATGAGCGTCATCGCCGGCCGCGCGCTGCCCGACGTCCGCGACGGCCTCAAACCCGTCCACCGGCGCATCCTCTACGCGATGCACGAGGAGGGCGTCACCAGCGGCTCCGGCCACCGAAAGTCCTCCTCCGTCGTGGGCGACACGATGGGCGATTATCACCCTCACGGCGACAGCGCGATCTACGACGCGCTCGCCCGGATGGCCCAGGACTTCTCGATGCGCGCGCCGCTCGTCGACGGCCAGGGTAACTTCGGGAGCGTCGACGGCGACCCGCCCGCCGCGATGCGGTACACCGAGGCCCGGATGAGCCCGATTTCGGAGGAACTGCTCGCGGATCTCGGCAAGGACACCGTCGACTTCCAGGCGAACTACGACGACCGCCTCGAAGAACCGGCGGTCCTCCCCTCGGCGTACCCGAACCTCCTCGTGAACGGCTCGTCGGGCATCGCCGTCGGGATGAGCACGAACGTCCCGCCACACAATTTGGGAGAAGTGATCGACGCCACGATCCACCTCATCGAGAACCCGAACTGTGGAGTCGAGGACCTAATGGAGTACGTCAAGGGCCCGGACTTCCCGACGGGTGCGGAGATCGTCGGACGCGAGCCGATCCACTCGGCGTACACCACCGGTCGCGGGCGAGTCCGGATGCGCGCGAGCTACGAGATCGAGGAGATGGGGGACCGCGAGCGGATCGTCATCACCGAACTTCCCTACCAGCAGAACAAGGCCAAACTCGTCGAGCACATCGCCGATCTCGTCAACGACGGCACGCTCGAAGGAGTCTCGGATCTCCGGGACGAGTCCGACCGGGACGGCATCCGGATCGCGGTCGATCTCAAGCGGGGCGCGCTAACGGATGTGGTCGAGAACCAGCTGCTCGAACACTGCCTCGAAAAGACCTTTGGGGTGATTAACCTCGCGCTGGTCGACGGCGAGCCACAGGTGCTCGATCTGAAGGAACTCCTCTCGCACTACCTCGAACACCGCCGTGAGGTCGTCCGGCGGCGCTCCGAACACGACCTCAACGAGGCTGAGGAGCGCGCGCATATTCTGAAGGGACGACTGACCGCACTCGAACACGCCGAGGACGTCGTCGAGCGCATCCGGGACGCCGAAGACCGCGACGCGGCGAAGGCGGCGCTCCGCGAGGCCTACGACTTCTCCGAACGCCAGGCGGACCACGTCGTCCGGATGCAGCTCGGCAGCCTGACCGCGCTCGAAGCCGAGGAGATCGAGGACGAACACGCGGCTGTGGAGGCCGAGATCGAGCGCCTCGAAACCATTCTCGGTAGCGACGCCGAGCTCGACCGGGTCATCACGGAGGAACTCCGCGAGGTCAGAGCAGAGTACGCCGACGGCCGCCGAACGCGGATCGTGGAGGATTATGGGACTGTCACGCGCGAGGACCTCATCCCCGACGAGGAGGTCATCGTGGTGATGACCGAGAACGACTACATCAAGCGGATGCCCGCAAGCGAATTCGACGCCCAAGGCCGGGGCGGGAAGGGGATCATCGGGACGAAACTCAAAGACGGCGATCGCGTCTCGGCGGTGTTCCGGGCGAACACCCACGACTACCTGCTCGCGTTCACCAATCAGGGGTACGTCTATCGCCTGAAGGTCTACGAGGTGCCCGAGATGGGCCGGACCGCCCGCGGGAAATCGGCCATCAACCTCGTCGACTTGGAGGACGGCGAGGATATCACCGCAGTAGTGGCGACAGATGACCTCGGTGAAGAGGAGTGCCTCACGATGGTCACGCGCGAGGGGTACGTGAAGCGCACCTGCGCGACGGACTTCGAGAACATCCACTCCAACGGGCTGATCGCCACCCGGCTGGAGGAGGATGACGAACTCATCGACGTCGAAGTCACCGACGACGATGGCGATCTCCTGATCGCCACCCAACGGGGAATGGCGATCCGATTCCCGAAGGAAGAGGCCAGAGAGATGGGCCGGAGCGCGCGTGGCGTCAACGGGATCAAACTCACCGAAGGCGACGCAGTCGCCGGCCTGGTCGCCGCGGGCGACGACGCCGACCTGCTGACCGTCACCGAGAACGGGTACGGTAAACGTACACCGATGGGCGAGTACCGCACCCAGTCGCGCTACGGCAAGGGGCTGAAGGACATCAAGACCAACGATCGCAACGGTCGGGTCTGCACGGTCGAAGCCGCCACCGCCGACGACGACCTCGTCGTGATGAGCGAGGGTGGCCAGATCATGCGGACCAGGGTCGGCGACATCTCGACCGTGGGTCGGAACACGATGGGCGTGACGGTAATGGACCTCGAAGCCGGCGATCACGTGGCCTGCGTGGACGTTCTCCCGAACAGCGACTGA
- the glmM gene encoding phosphoglucosamine mutase produces the protein MELFGSSGIRGVANETVTPRFCLRVGMAVGTVVGGERVAVGRDTRATGGMFANAVVSGLQSVGCDVDRLGELPTPGVQLYAERESVPAVMITASHNPPEYNGIKLIGADGIELPVAELERIETALDEDGCARARWDETGDARSVEGVREAYVEEVVDAVDRDRIADADLTVALDPGHGAGALTSPEIFRELGCSVVTVNAQADSHFPGRDPEPVPENLTDLGGLVRAADADVGIAHDGDADRAIFFDERGEYIEGDATFAVLAAGVLDGDATTVSAVTASQRLVDIAEQAGATLERTPVGSTRIISRVRELESEGASVPVAGEGNGGVLFPNYRLARDGAYTAARFLELIAERPASEVVADVGDYHNVRTTVDYGSDAGREALLAAVARHAEASSGDLDTTDGYRLDFGDAWVLARESGTEPVVRIYAEAREADRARDLADDLETTLEAALADA, from the coding sequence ATGGAACTGTTCGGGTCGAGTGGTATCCGTGGAGTGGCGAACGAGACGGTGACGCCGAGGTTTTGCCTCCGGGTGGGGATGGCGGTCGGCACGGTCGTGGGCGGCGAACGGGTCGCGGTGGGCCGTGATACGCGCGCGACCGGTGGGATGTTCGCGAACGCGGTCGTCAGCGGACTCCAGAGCGTCGGCTGTGACGTCGACCGGCTGGGTGAGCTCCCGACGCCGGGCGTCCAGCTGTACGCTGAACGCGAGAGCGTGCCGGCGGTGATGATCACCGCCTCGCACAACCCACCCGAGTACAACGGGATCAAGCTGATCGGCGCGGACGGGATCGAACTCCCGGTCGCGGAGTTAGAGCGGATCGAAACGGCGCTCGACGAGGACGGATGCGCCCGCGCACGGTGGGACGAAACCGGCGACGCGCGGTCGGTCGAGGGTGTCCGCGAGGCGTACGTCGAGGAGGTCGTGGACGCGGTCGACCGCGATCGGATCGCTGACGCGGACCTGACGGTGGCGCTCGATCCGGGCCACGGCGCTGGCGCGCTGACAAGCCCGGAGATTTTCCGCGAGCTCGGCTGTTCGGTCGTCACGGTGAACGCTCAGGCGGACAGCCACTTTCCCGGGCGAGACCCCGAGCCAGTGCCCGAGAACCTCACCGATCTCGGCGGATTGGTGCGCGCCGCCGACGCCGACGTGGGGATCGCCCACGACGGCGACGCCGACCGGGCGATCTTCTTCGACGAACGCGGCGAGTACATCGAGGGCGACGCCACGTTCGCGGTGCTCGCCGCCGGCGTACTCGACGGCGACGCGACGACCGTCTCGGCGGTCACGGCCTCACAGCGCCTCGTCGACATCGCCGAGCAGGCGGGTGCAACGCTCGAACGCACCCCGGTCGGGAGCACACGGATCATCTCGCGGGTGCGCGAACTCGAAAGCGAGGGCGCGTCAGTGCCAGTCGCGGGGGAAGGCAACGGCGGCGTGCTCTTCCCGAACTACCGACTCGCACGCGACGGCGCGTACACCGCCGCCCGATTCCTCGAACTCATCGCCGAACGACCGGCGAGCGAGGTCGTCGCCGACGTCGGCGACTACCACAACGTCCGGACCACGGTCGACTACGGGTCGGACGCCGGACGCGAGGCGTTGCTCGCCGCGGTTGCGCGCCACGCCGAAGCGAGTTCGGGCGATCTCGATACGACCGACGGCTACCGACTCGACTTCGGTGACGCGTGGGTGCTCGCCCGCGAGAGCGGCACCGAGCCCGTCGTGCGGATCTACGCCGAGGCGCGTGAGGCCGATCGCGCTCGCGATCTCGCCGACGATCTCGAAACGACGCTCGAAGCCGCGCTAGCCGACGCATAG
- a CDS encoding DUF7118 family protein yields MSESVAESDDVVADLEAAHTAYEEVVDRIADHGESDVRAVAAAHDRATTLLDRYDGRATGTGDFEAFIEFEEAYESFVDDLTDDLPHRDAFETTAERFDKRRLSESDFAAARETLAPAGDLAGLLVERDTRATAYRDARRAVDDRLAELDDRLDELERIRKLGDADLDAPVADLRDPIAAYDERVADAFATFEREASAREFLDLIATTERYPLVAFPSPPTELREYVEATSVGAEPVPTLIEYADYSRSKLSHYVDDPQELKRHVAVHRSYLERLDSDPLEIGWPPPSADELRWQARELVSVVGRFASEEAVASLREVRALASEDRYERLRNAARARADLTADEREKLSSGAIERERDRVRTERDRLVAALDEHQPL; encoded by the coding sequence ATGAGTGAGAGTGTCGCCGAGTCCGACGACGTGGTCGCCGATCTCGAAGCCGCCCACACGGCCTACGAGGAGGTCGTCGACCGCATCGCCGATCACGGCGAGAGCGACGTTCGGGCGGTCGCGGCGGCCCACGACCGGGCGACGACGCTGCTTGATCGGTACGACGGACGCGCCACCGGAACGGGCGACTTCGAGGCGTTCATCGAGTTCGAGGAGGCCTACGAGTCGTTCGTCGACGACCTCACCGACGATCTCCCACACCGCGACGCGTTCGAGACGACCGCCGAGCGCTTCGACAAACGCCGACTCTCCGAGAGCGATTTCGCTGCCGCTCGCGAGACGCTCGCGCCCGCTGGCGATCTCGCCGGCCTCCTCGTCGAGCGCGACACACGGGCCACGGCGTACCGCGACGCCCGCCGGGCGGTCGACGACCGGCTTGCCGAGCTCGACGACCGTCTCGACGAACTGGAACGCATCCGTAAACTCGGCGACGCCGATCTCGACGCGCCCGTGGCCGACCTCCGCGACCCGATCGCCGCGTACGACGAGCGCGTCGCCGATGCGTTCGCGACGTTCGAGCGCGAGGCGAGCGCACGCGAGTTCCTCGACCTGATCGCCACGACCGAACGGTATCCCCTCGTGGCGTTCCCCTCGCCGCCCACGGAACTCCGTGAGTACGTCGAAGCCACCTCTGTTGGAGCTGAACCCGTCCCGACGCTGATCGAGTACGCCGATTACTCCCGCTCGAAGCTCTCTCACTACGTCGACGATCCACAGGAGCTCAAGCGCCACGTCGCCGTCCACCGAAGCTACCTCGAACGCCTCGACAGCGATCCGCTCGAAATCGGCTGGCCGCCGCCGTCCGCCGACGAACTCCGATGGCAGGCCCGCGAGCTCGTCTCCGTCGTCGGCCGGTTCGCGTCCGAGGAAGCAGTCGCGTCGCTCCGTGAGGTGCGCGCGCTCGCCAGCGAGGATCGGTACGAGCGCCTCCGCAACGCTGCGCGGGCACGCGCCGACCTCACGGCCGACGAGCGCGAGAAACTGTCGAGCGGCGCGATAGAGCGCGAACGCGATCGGGTTCGAACCGAGCGCGATCGGCTCGTCGCGGCGCTCGACGAGCATCAACCGCTCTGA